One genomic region from Ovis canadensis isolate MfBH-ARS-UI-01 breed Bighorn chromosome 24, ARS-UI_OviCan_v2, whole genome shotgun sequence encodes:
- the NME4 gene encoding nucleoside diphosphate kinase, mitochondrial isoform X2, with amino-acid sequence MKMLQAPERILAEHYHDLQRKPFYPALISYMSSGPVVAMVWEGPNVVCTSRAMIGHTNSAKAAPGTIRGDFSTHVSRNVIHASDSVERAQREIQLWFQSSELVDWADGHLSSIYAA; translated from the exons ATGAAGATGCTGCAG GCCCCAGAGAGGATCCTTGCTGAGCACTACCATGATCTGCAGAGGAAGCCCTTCTACCCAGCCCTCATCAGCTACATGAGTTCCGGCCCTGTGGTGGCCATG GTCTGGGAAGGCCCCAATGTGGTCTGCACCTCGAGGGCCATGATAGGCCACACTAACTCCGCCAAGGCTGCCCCTGGCACCATCCGGGGAGACTTCAGCACCCACGTCAGCAG GAATGTCATCCATGCCAGCGACTCCGTGGAGAGGGCCCAGAGAGAGATCCAGCTGTGGTTCCAGAGCAGTGAGCTGGTGGACTGGGCAGATGGCCACCTCAGCAGCATCTATGCAGCCTGA
- the DECR2 gene encoding peroxisomal 2,4-dienoyl-CoA reductase [(3E)-enoyl-CoA-producing] isoform X2, which yields MAQPPADVSEDDCLPEYRHLFHPDLLQDKVAFITGGGSGIGFRIAEIFMRHGCHTVIASRSLPRVSMAARKLAAATSQRCLPLSLDVRAPLAITAAVEQALKEFGKIDILINCAAGNFLCPASALSSNAFKTVMDIDTLGTFNVSRVLYEKFFRDHGGVIVNITATLGARGQVLQVHAGSAKAAVDAMTRHLAVEWGPQNIRVNSLAPGPISGTEGLRRLGAPQAGLRAKVLASPLQRLGNKTEIAHSALFLASPLASFVTGALLVVDGGAWLTFPNDVQSLADFSPSAKL from the exons ATGGCCCAACCACCAGCCGACGTCAGCGAGGACGACTGTCTCCCGGAGTACCGCCACCTCTTCCATCCGGACTTGCTCCA GGACAAGGTGGCTTTCATCACAGGTGGTGGCTCTGGAATTGGGTTCCGGATTGCTGAGATTTTCATGCG GCACGGCTGCCACACAGTCATCGCCAGCAGAAGTCTTCCCAGAGTATCGATG GCTGCCAGAAAGCTGGCCGCTGCCACCAGCCAGAGATGCCTCCCTCTGTCTCTGGACGTCCGAGCTCCCCTCGCCATCACGGCAGCTGTAGAGCAGGCCCTGAAGGAGTTCGGGAAGATCGACATTCTCATCAACT GTGCAGCTGGGAACTTCCTGTGCCCGGCCAGCGCCTTGTCCTCCAACGCCTTCAAGACTGTGATGGACATCGACACCTTGGGCACCTTCAACGTGTCTCGTGTGCTCTACGAGAAGTTCTTCCGG GACCATGGAGGGGTGATCGTGAACATCACTGCAACCCTGGGCGCCCGGGGGCAGGTGCTCCAAGTGCATGCAGGCTCTGCCAAGGCGGCCGTGG ATGCAATGACGCGGCACCTGGCTGTGGAGTGGGGCCCCCAGAACATCCGCGTCAACAGCCTTGCCCCTGGCCCCATCAGTGGCACTGAGGGGTTGCGGCGTCTGG gTGCCCCACAGGCTGGCCTGAGGGCAAAGGTCCTGGCTAGCCCCCTGCAGAGGCTGGGGAACAAGACGGAAATCGCCCACAGTGCCCTCTTCCTGGCCAGCCCGCTGGCTTCCTTCGTGACGGGGGCCCTGCTGGTGGTTGACGGGGGGGCCTGGCTAACGTTCCCTAATGATGTCCAGTCGCTGGCAGATTTCTCACCCTCCGCTAAGCTTTAG
- the DECR2 gene encoding peroxisomal 2,4-dienoyl-CoA reductase [(3E)-enoyl-CoA-producing] isoform X1 has product MAQPPADVSEDDCLPEYRHLFHPDLLQDKVAFITGGGSGIGFRIAEIFMRHGCHTVIASRSLPRVSMAARKLAAATSQRCLPLSLDVRAPLAITAAVEQALKEFGKIDILINCAAGNFLCPASALSSNAFKTVMDIDTLGTFNVSRVLYEKFFRDHGGVIVNITATLGARGQVLQVHAGSAKAAVDAMTRHLAVEWGPQNIRVNSLAPGPISGTEGLRRLGSGQRTAGDWSIAHSQTADLPPARLPSLSTRPSSPSRASEERPSSRSSAAPTRPPHGPVCAQGSRGSDQAGTCPYAFGRPVLQHLARPRPSPTQGQRCPACPAPTQAGLSLLPVSRGCLQVAPAA; this is encoded by the exons ATGGCCCAACCACCAGCCGACGTCAGCGAGGACGACTGTCTCCCGGAGTACCGCCACCTCTTCCATCCGGACTTGCTCCA GGACAAGGTGGCTTTCATCACAGGTGGTGGCTCTGGAATTGGGTTCCGGATTGCTGAGATTTTCATGCG GCACGGCTGCCACACAGTCATCGCCAGCAGAAGTCTTCCCAGAGTATCGATG GCTGCCAGAAAGCTGGCCGCTGCCACCAGCCAGAGATGCCTCCCTCTGTCTCTGGACGTCCGAGCTCCCCTCGCCATCACGGCAGCTGTAGAGCAGGCCCTGAAGGAGTTCGGGAAGATCGACATTCTCATCAACT GTGCAGCTGGGAACTTCCTGTGCCCGGCCAGCGCCTTGTCCTCCAACGCCTTCAAGACTGTGATGGACATCGACACCTTGGGCACCTTCAACGTGTCTCGTGTGCTCTACGAGAAGTTCTTCCGG GACCATGGAGGGGTGATCGTGAACATCACTGCAACCCTGGGCGCCCGGGGGCAGGTGCTCCAAGTGCATGCAGGCTCTGCCAAGGCGGCCGTGG ATGCAATGACGCGGCACCTGGCTGTGGAGTGGGGCCCCCAGAACATCCGCGTCAACAGCCTTGCCCCTGGCCCCATCAGTGGCACTGAGGGGTTGCGGCGTCTGG GCAGTGGACAGCGCACTGCAGGGGACTGGTCCATAGCCCACTCTCAGACCGCAGACCTGCCACCTGCCCGCCTGCCCAGCCTGAGCACCAGACCCAGCAGTCCCAGCCGGGCGTCTGAAGAGAGACCTTCCTCTAGGAGCAGTGCTGCGCCCACGCGCCCTCCCCATGGCCCTGTCTGTGCGCAGGGAAGCAGGGGCAGTGACCAGGCAGGGACCTGCCCATACGCCTTCGGGCGGCCTGTGCTCCAGCACCtggccaggccccgccccagcccaACCCAGGGCCAGCGCTGCcctgcctgcccagcccccacccaggCTGGTCTTTCTCTCCTGCCTGTGTCCAGGGGGTGCCTCCAGGTGGCTCCCGCGGCCTGA